The region TTTTTAGCCCGATAAAAAGTCCAAGAGGAAATTTTAGAGTACTTACTATCAGATGTCATCTGTCTGTAAGACTTTATAgtactaatttttattttaattagttttatgtattttcttaattaattaggtgaaaaaaaagaagaattatcaggacagtacacgtgtccttaatagtaactctgttaagtgggtaccaacggcagagtctaaaaagtgaaattttgagtattaatgcagcaatttttaaaaattgggtacttattagcaacaaaatgaacaaaataagtatttatgccgcaatttttaaaaattaggtaattattagcaacaaaatgaacaaaatgagtatttatgccgcaaatttcCCCATAATTAATTAACACTCAATTTGTCCATTTGTCCATGTGTCCATGTCCTCTTGCACaagttatatttatatatatatataaagcccATACTCCACATTTATTGGATCTCCGCATCGAATTTAATTCCAAGTCCATACCACTTACCCCATTTTCTCAATAGTCTCTTCTTCTCTGCTTTCTCTCATGCCCTTTTACCATTTCCAAATACAAATTTGACCCAAAGAACACAAACCCTAGAATGGAGGACGAATTGAGCAACTTCATCAAGGTATGGCTTTCAATCTTGGTTTCTTTATCTTATTGCTATGTTATGAGTAAAGTGGTCTCCAAAGGCATGAAAAGACTCCTTTGTTTTCTCCCAATTGTCTTCCTCTTTCTCTTTCTTCCTCTCAAACTCAATTCCATAAACTTCGGAGGTGGAACTGCCTTTTTCATTTCTTGGCTAGCTAACTTCAAGCTTTTACTCTTAGCTTTCGAAAAAGGCCCTTTATCTTCACCAAACCCATCAATCTCATTTGGTCTTTTCATGGCCATTGCTTGCCTCCCCATAGAGATCAAACAAAACCCATCTCAAAACGACACGAACCCACCTTCACCAAACTCACAATCTTCAAGAAAAGCTAGTCAAAACAAAGAAAACCCATCTCATAAAACGACAAAAGAAGCCACAAAACGACCTCTAATCAACTTCCCAACAAAAGCTCTTCTTTTGGCCATTCTACTTAAAGTTCTTGATCAAAAACAACACATTCACCCAAATGTCGTTTTGGTTATTTTCTGTTTTTTGATATATTTACTCCTCGAGATCATTTTGGCCACAGTGGCTGCCTTGGCTCGAGCCTTGGTGGGACTTGAGCTCGAGCCACAGTTCAACGAGCCATACCTCTCGACCTCACTCCAAGACTTCTGGGGACGAAGGTGGAACCTCATGGTAACGCGTATACTGCGCCCCACCGTATACGAACCCACCCTCAGATTCGCATCACCTTTTCTGGGCCGAAAGTGGGCTCCGGTCCCAGCCATCAATGGAACCTTCCTGGTCTCCGGCCTCGTTCACGAGCTCATTTACTATTACATGGCGCGCGTGCCGCCCACGTGGGAGGTGACGTCTTTCTTCGTTCTCCATGGACTTTGTTTGACGGTCGAGATTACTCTCAAGAAGGCTTTGAATGACACGTGGCGGCTTCCAAGGGTGGTGTCAGCAGTGTTGACTATTGGGTTTGTGATGTTGACCGGTTTTTGGCTTTTCTTTCCACAATTTCTTCGGTGCAAAGCTGATGTTAGGCTGCTTCATGAATATGCGATTTTTGGTGGTCTTTTTAGGaatttattatgattttttttttaatttctattatTTGAAGTTGTATTTTTTTGACACATATATAATAAtgccatttaaaaatatatatgtataataatgCCAGCCTCATATTATTTGGATGGAACCTCGATAGATAAGAATTGCAATTTCCAATAttgttttttataataataataatatgtattaaatgagaatttggattaGGTGAAAAATCCTACTAATACAACATTAATTTGGGTGATTTACTTACATAAATGTCACTACTTATGGATGATTTCTTTATGGAAAACTCAAAACAAAAAACATGACACCAGGGTGAATAACTAAATTGATTTTTTCTATcatattctttatttatttaggagCGACTTTAATATAATGGCATGTgcacgccctgattttccaacgggctattagcgagctgagatacggcctaaattatatcagccacgtggatcccctaTGACgggagctgttgtcgtcaggtcctacctcgttagcccggggtatccaaaggttcgccaatattacttaaggactgagtctggactctgaaggccacaggtcgagggaagcatccagctcgtggtacgagctagagttggaggctgtgaccttttataaagtcaaccacgcaaggtaaacgtgcatatatcagacatcacgtgtctgatatatccctgacttctcggacacgcagcatgaacgtgcgtattcaggcacccacgattgggttgggtcgtgcggcccattatcccccttacctattgattagaccacacttcatgtgtcaggttttaggaattaatcatgaatgtcacagaagtgacagaGTTGGTAaccatgataggtaagaaggtcacgggatgaccttcttaccaactcccaggtgccctctcctataaatatggagaccctgagagttgcaaagggttggattctattgtgtaaggaaataccctataaaagaataccaagcatatagcaataatattggctggtggagtagaatgattttaacatttgaaccacctaaaaaacgtaattgtgtcaccagtctatttgcaaagatcattcatctatttcggttcatagttaagcactaatcatttcctcttattttcttaattacctgttggcgaagaaccgcgtcaacagtttggtgctttcattgagtgctagttagattggtgttatcgcaaacatccaactatggtgaccactcgatcaagacacggtaacaaggcagaacaacatgatggataggaggctcatcataccgccatctccggtgaacaaattcctaaggtccagcagcggccggacaaacagccggtgggccaagatgacactggaagttcggtgccccgaccacctaatccaaacccagatttttacaatgcggtagaaatggaaacgctcagctgaggagccaactagcgaaaTCTAGTCAGTAGATTaaagaggtgttggcccgactaccccctcttacaaccgacgctaacgttggaaagaggcaaggcgagactcataagtcccgccggggtaatcggtccaggcctagccgctcagACAGACCACCGgcatccaactctattccctcatcgctccgtcgagaggcaaacttcgaagaaatgcctagagccgaacaacagtatagctgctcggtccgaacttcaactcccagctcccaaccagcctcgagcgcgcccaggagagctcgagggaattccagaaggagatccggggagggctcacagcatcagcccgtccccaccagccgtcctgcgtctcgtccagatcgccaggcgcgggtcccgcaggttggcagggccgaaaggcccccacctaacttgatccgccctgacggaaccaggattgcatctccggtcaggcatcctccatctccaataagatatctgtcttctcctcggcccatccgagacattccagcttatggaagcagcaggagaaacccgccgtctgcaggaccttcccgacgtggcagggcgccgagagagagcccgaatcctcacccccaaaggcggatTCCGAGCTTTTctaatgggagctattggaccggcaatcgccggagcgacctttctgacggagacctgcgtcaacgcttaagctcagcgcaaagtcctcaagccacccagaGGGgagaccttcgagatcgccttaactctcatagaggggaaccagtaggtggtggcagccatgctcgctcagggggagacctgtccgaggtgcgtaacggcgggaacgccccaaataacctatctcaagataggaggggcaataacccaccaaacgtactCAGTGGATCCGGAGTTGTTAAGCAGCcccgaaataaccaaggaaatcaggacaaaaccctcgagcgtttggctcagatggaggagctaatgaggaagctcctgtcggagaaagagaaagacgaatatgattcgggggacgagctggagctcttcgcccccagcatagcagcaacggcatacccacccagtttccgtatgccgcacctgtccaaattcaacggggacggagatccgtcgatcatctggggatgttcaataccctgatgatggcccacaacattggtcctaagctgagatgtttgatatttccctccacattgaTCGAACCAGCCACacaatggttcaaacaaagcaagaaacaatcaatcagctcctggaaaactttctctgcagacttcaagagggcattcctagcctcccaggctgcccgcgtcaaggctgactctctggctaacgtgaggcagcagcccgacgagcctttgaaggcttacctgagcaggttcgcgaatgtcgctgctcgggccagagacgcagatgacagctccaagctcatggctttgaggactggaatcctcgtcgaagggggactctggaacgaaatacaaaggaaaggagtcagctcagtaaatgaattcctgaataaggcccaaggatggatcaacttggaggaagcccaagcctcagctgcaggaaccagccaggtccctgagcagcccgctggagtgggaacggaggtcgtgacagcgacccagaacgttacacagaataaccagttcggtggaggcaaaagaaaggggaacggtgagggcaaccagcacggcccaaagaagaataagtccgtagaaaaatttaagccggtctacgcgacttatacagagctcacccactctagggagaacatcttcctggcgaattctgctcgcctcccctggaagaagccggagccgttgaagcaccagaaggggaagagagacacctccaagtttttccgttttcacaacgacgttggccaaaatactgatgattgtaggcatttgaaagatgagatcgaaactctcatcagagccggccccttgactcagtacgcgcggaatagggttccagcaagccgacatgctccggaagtcccggtcaatcAGCCCGAGTCTCGGATAGATCAAGACgtcctcctccagtgataggaggagagatatccacaatctctggaggtccgcatttagctggcgcgatcaggggtgcccaaaagagatacgtaaacgaactcaaggcgcataatggagtagagttcgtcctggagcagcgtctgccaaagcagcagcgattggagaggcaaccgatcatttttacagaagaagatgcaggccatgtccagttccctcataacgaccctgtGGTCGTAGCAGTTctgctcgctaatcggagggttaggagggtgctgatcgataatgggagctcggtaaaccttctattccggtccacactggagaagatgggtttgactgtcgccgagctgaaggcgacctccatgatgctgtatggtttttcgggagaaggatcagcggccatagggactatcgagctggtgatcaccttaggagaaaggcctcggacagtctccaaactcctcgagttcgtggtcatcgactgccccgctgcgTATAATGTTATTTTGGGCtgacccacactcatagcttttgaggccatcaccttcGTTCGCCActtcgcgctgaaattcccttcttccacggggatatgcacggtctgtggcgatcagctcgctgccagggaatgcaacagcatttccatgaagggaaaatcgaaacccgggcagctagcaatggccatccaaggtggaggagaggaatctcaggaacctttagctgatcctgagattgaaaaacctcagagcgctgaaggggaaaatatcgtcttaagtgaggatattaacccccgaataggtgaggataagtccgagctccaggccattgaagagctcgaggaagtaagcatcgatccacaaaacccttcacggatggtcaagctcgggaaaagcctctgtaacaagaggaaagcggagctgatcagatttctgcaggataacctggatgtgtttgcgtggtcacacgaggacatggtgggaatcagtccaaatgtcatcatgcacacccttcatctggacaagagcgttcctgcgaagtcccagaagtaGAGGCGCCTgagaacaacccgggctgaggccttagaggaagaagtagcccggctcaagaaatgcggctttatccgtgaagccaagtttccgatttgggtcgccaaccccgtgctggtcccgaagcccaacgggaagtggcggacctacatcgacttctccgacctgaataaagcctgccccaaagattgttttcccttgccaaggattgaccaattggtggatgccatggcggggcatgagctcatgtcctttatggacgcatactcaggctacaatcagatcgccatgaatccggcggaccaggagcacaccagcttcatgaccccgactaacatctattgttacaaggtcatgtcattcgggctgaagaacgctggcgctacataccagaggttagtaaatagaatgttcgccaaccaaatcgggaagaacatggaagtgtacgtttacgacatgctagtcaagtcaaagactgccgataaccatgtttccgacctggaagaatgcttcaggatactacgggaatacggcatgaggcttaaccctcagaagtgcacctttggaatCGCATCtggaaagttcctgggtttcatcgtcaatacccgaggaatcaaggcaaacccagacaagatcaggtcattgctcgagcttccttcacccaggtcgcgtaaagatgtccaaggcctgacaggaagggtggcagccctaaatcggtttatatcaaaatccaccgacaagtgctaatcgagcagatacctcaggaacagaacgctaacacagacgctcttgccaagctcgccacctccggggagacggaggctttggggttagttccggtagagttcttggaaaaaccaagtatagaagaagtcaggacggaggtcgagatgatcgacgctaggccgacctggatgacccccatccttgagtatctcaccgaggggaagctacctgaagggcgtaatgatgcgcggcgggtaatgtaccaggccccaaggtatacagtggtagacggggtgctataccggcgtgggcactccctacctcttctacgatgtgttcttccaggcgaagcaaaggccatcctgcaggaagtgcacgagggcttttgcgaggatcacactggggggcaaagcttggccctaaaggtcttaaggcaagggtattactagcccactctgtccaaggactcgatctcatatgtcaagaaatgtgacaagtgccagcggttcgccacagttgcctgagctcccccagtcgagctgaagatgatctcttccccgtggccatttgcggtctggggaatcgacttggttggtgccctccctactggaaagggcggggtccgatacgctatggtggccatcgactacttcacgaagtgggctgaggcagaacctttggcaacaataacttccaaaaaagtcctcgacttcgtggttaagagcattatctgccgattcgggctgcccaagaaaatcgtttccgacaatgggactcagttcgacagcgacctattcatcgaattttgcgaaaggtacgggatCATGAAAAGATTCTcgtctgtggcctatcctcaggcaaatggccaggtcgaggccgtcaataagaccctaaaggcgagcctcaagaagagactagacgaagccaagggggtctggccagaacagctcccccaggttctgtgggcataccggacctcgcatcggactcctacgggtcatactcctttctccctggcttttgggagtgaggtagtcctccctgtggagattaaggtaccttcgcatagagtccaggcatatgaccaggaccgcaaccacaaactactttgcgcttcccttgacttggttgatgaaagacgagaagattcgcaacttcagctcgcacattaccagcaaaaaatcactcgttatttcaactcaaaagtcaaaaagcgcacctttagcattggcgacctgatCCTCAGaagggttttcttagccggtaaagatcccaaagatggagtattgggaccgaactgggaagggccatatcaaatcatcgaggtcattaaagaaggaatgTACAAATTAGCTCAgctcgatggaggggcagtcccacaaaCTTGGAACGTCATCCATTTGAAaagatattatcaatgacccccttgtaaggcctaaaaggccattttttatgtattaagcaatgagaattaacttttcgtttatgattgtacatatttacaagtgtaatctaaagtaaccatgaaagaccatttcctagttacttgggaggcatatggtgcctggatataaccaggtcgccttaaagacttagaagttaattcaaatcgattaatcgttgtttttcttaaaaagcgcgagatattgataaaggattaacgcgaactaagctctgccctggatataaccaggttctaaaacttagaagttaattcaaatcgattgatcgttttttttcttaaagagcacgagatattgataaaaattaacgcgaactaagttttcaaactaaggtcctggacataaccaagtcataaaacttagaagttaattcaaatcgattggtcgttgtttttcttaaagagcacaagatattgataaaaattaacgcgaactaagttttcaaactaagttctggacataaccaggtcataaaacttataagttaatttaaatcgattgatcgatgtttttcttaaagagcacgagatattgataaaaattaacgcgaactaagttttcaaactaagttcctggacataaccaggtcataaaacttagaagttaatttaaatcgattgatcgttgtttttcttaaagagcacgagaaattgatagaaattaacgcgaactaagtttttcaaagtagtaactaaaatgcgtaaaggcaaaaggaaataaactaattaaaagtaaaaattgataaaaccgaTTGTCTCGAGGtagaaaaacctcatgcaaagttacacaaaaaaaaatgatgagaatattaaaggaatgggtgcgaaaaagaaaggccctaagctccaccaggctgccccgaggaggtcgctgtctcgccctcctgctcggccacgGCAGgtgcctccccggtctcagaaggtgTCTCCTGCTGGAGGCAAGCTTTGAACCCCTCCAGGAAGACCTCCCCgtccgctcctaagaaggagaagtcgtcGTCCGGGttatagacccagcagtggtagagcatgtcctccatggcggtgctggaagctgccttctccgtttccaaggcggccttagcctcctcggccccagccttcgcagagtctagctcgaccagcgcggcagcaagggcggctttggtagcctcggcctcttgaagcttgggacagGCTTCTTCCAGCTCGACCTGCACGGCCGCCAGAGCATCCttggcttctttttccttctgttgggccgtctgcaaggaagtttgatgggcggccaaaaccgcctgatgctcgcccctcatatcctcgagctgggccctggacctggctatgctccggtgaagggccaagacgctctgcaaaaacagagaggcaactgccttagaaaaaaaaaagaggaaaaacagggcaaggcatgataattaaaaatcataaaagggtaaagtcagcttaccgttagggccatgcccaatgaagattccattacgcccactgggctccttgtttcgatggcccgcagctCTCTCTCAGTGAAGCGGGTGAAGTGGTCGACGGCGTAGCTCgtcgtctcatacaccgtcccccgaaagacatctggaatcttctccagggcctgggggtccacTGGGATACGCACCTCGGGGGCCGCAGTTGCTGAGgccccgagctccgcccctgtgtcccggacaaaggtcggagctcgcggagggggtgggggcatgttcccCACTACAGCAAGAGGTGCAGTTTCCTTGGtctgggcagctggggtctgctctttcccctttgtaggggacttggttggggtcccagcggctttcttcgccacccggagcttcttcattttgggc is a window of Humulus lupulus chromosome 4, drHumLupu1.1, whole genome shotgun sequence DNA encoding:
- the LOC133829792 gene encoding acyl-CoA--sterol O-acyltransferase 1-like; this translates as MEDELSNFIKVWLSILVSLSYCYVMSKVVSKGMKRLLCFLPIVFLFLFLPLKLNSINFGGGTAFFISWLANFKLLLLAFEKGPLSSPNPSISFGLFMAIACLPIEIKQNPSQNDTNPPSPNSQSSRKASQNKENPSHKTTKEATKRPLINFPTKALLLAILLKVLDQKQHIHPNVVLVIFCFLIYLLLEIILATVAALARALVGLELEPQFNEPYLSTSLQDFWGRRWNLMVTRILRPTVYEPTLRFASPFLGRKWAPVPAINGTFLVSGLVHELIYYYMARVPPTWEVTSFFVLHGLCLTVEITLKKALNDTWRLPRVVSAVLTIGFVMLTGFWLFFPQFLRCKADVRLLHEYAIFGGLFRNLL